The Gemmatimonas aurantiaca T-27 DNA segment GACCCTGATGTTGTTCGGCTTCCTGATTCTCGGAGCGTACAGCGTCGGTGAACTGGTCAAGCCGTTTGGCATCCCCAAGATCGTGGGGTATCTGCTGGCCGGTATTCTCTTCGGGCCGCCGGGATTGGGTTATGTATCGAAGCCGGTGCTGGCCGAACTCAATCCGGTCAGCAATCTCGCCATCGCATTGATTGCGTTCCTGGCGGGCGCCGAGCTGCAGATGGAAGAGATCAAGGCGCGCGGGGCCGCGATCCTGAAGATGGTATCCGTGGAGCTGGTGTTGTCGTTCGTGTCCGTCACGGCGGTGGTGCTGGTGTTGCGCGAGCAGTTGCCGTTCATGGCCACGGCGCCATTGCCGGAAGCGGCGGCGTTTTCGATGCTGTTTGCCGCCGTGGCGGTGGTGCACTCACCTGCCGTCACCATGGCGCTGCTCACGGAAACACGGGCCAGTGGGCCGGTGGCGCGCTACACGCTGGGTGTGGTGCTGGTGATGGACGTTGCGGTGGTGCTGATCTTCTCGCTGGTGCTGGCGGCGGCGCGTTCGATGGCACCACCGGCCGGTGACAGTGGCGGTGTGCAACTCGGCGCCGTGGTGTGGGAGATCGGCGGATCGGTCATCGTGGGCGCCGTGCTTGGTGTGGGCATCGCGGCGTATCTGCGATTCATCAGCCGGGAGCTGTTCATCTTCGGCTTGCTGGTGGCGCTGCTCGGTGCAGAAGTGGCGCGCATCCTGCACGTGGAAACGCTGCTGACGCTGCTCGTGGCAGGATTCGTGGCCGAGAATGCGGGAGGCGGTCGTGGTGCCGAATTGCGTCATGCGCTCGAGCGCGCAGCAGCGCCGGTCTTCGTGGTGTTCTTTGCACTGTCGGGTGCCAAGATCGATCCCCGCACGGTGTTGCCGTTGTGGATGATCGTGATTCCGGTGGTACTGGTGCGCATGGGCGGCATCTGGGCCGGTATGCAGCTCGGTGGCCGTTGGGCGCGGCTCGATCCGCTCATTCCGCAGCGCGCCTGGCTTGGACTGGTGTCGCAGGCCGGTGTGGCGATCGGCCTCGCCACGGTGGTGGCCGATGTGTATCCCACGCGCGGCGGGCAGCTCCGTGATCTGCTGCTGGCCACCATTGCCATCAATGAAACCATTGGCCCGATTCTCTTCCGGCTGGGCCTCAAGCGAGCCGGCGAGTTGGACGCCTCAGATCCTTCAGGCGTCCACGCTCTGCCGGAGCCCAAGCACGCATAGCACAAGGTATGCGCTATGCGGTTGCGCTATGCGGTTGCGCTATGCGTGTGGGTGTTCAGTGCGCGACGGTGCGGCGGCCAAGGACCGCGCGCCCGATGCGGCGCAACCAACCCGTTTGCACCAATGGTGCCGGCGGCGGGACTTCACCCAACACGCCGCGATACTTGCCGATCTCTTCGTCGGCGTAGGCCAACACACGCCCCACGTCGTCTGGGGACAGTGGCTCGAACGGCTTGAACTGGAACGGATGGCGCCGCGCCTCGTCGGCAAAGGCGTGAATGGCCGGGAACTCACGCGAGAGTTTGGGCATGAGTTCGAGCACACTGGCGAGCAGTTGTTTGGAGCTGGGTTGTTCGCCGAACGAATAGGCGAGGTACCGATCCTGTGCGAGCCGCCAGAAGGCGTCGGTGGCTTCGTTGATGCTCACCGCATCGTATTCGAGTGCGATGCACATGAGACCCCACAGCACATGTTTCTCCCGTCCCGACATGTTGCGGGTGGGCGATTCGGGTGCCTTGTGCCAATGGCGCAGAAAACCCCGATCGAGGATGTAGCCCGTGGGGAATCCATGACGCCACATCCGGAGGTTGAACTCTGTCCATTCACCCCAGAACTGCCGACGCGGATTGAAGCCGCCGATATCGGCAAACAGGCGACGATACCCGGCCACCAGCATGCCCTGGACCGGCATGTAGCGAATGCGATCCACATCGACATAGGGCGTGGATTCCCGCGGCTTGAACCGTACGTCGGTGTCTTCTTCGTAAGACGGCAGACCCACGATGCCCAACGGATGGGCGCGCAGCGTTTCTTCGATGCTGGAGAGCACATCGCCGTGCAGCGTGAGGTCGTCATCCACGAATGCGACCAGCGGTGTGCGGCACACGGCCAGTTGCACACGACGTCCACCACCGATGGTGGCATCCGTGGAATTCACGTACACGCGCACGGGCAACGTGGGAGCCAGCGCACGGATGCGTGCTTCGATCGCCAGCGGTTCTTCTTCCGAGGCGGCATTGTGCACGACAATCACTTCGAACGCCGGTGTTGCCGGCAGGGATGCCAGCGACTGCAGCAGACGTTCGAGGAATTCGATGCGTGACGGAATCGTGAGGATCGAGAAGGTCCAGCGTGGCACTTCCAGTTCCTTGCGCGATGAGGCGCGCGCGGACTGCGTCACGTGGCGACCAAGTGCAAGCGATTCAGCATGTCGATCCATCCTCCAGGGCCTTCGGGACTGAGTACTACGGCGCCAGGCAGTGACGCGAGCGACTCATGCGGGCCTCTGTGCGGGTTACGTATCACGAAGCGCAGGTCCGCTTCAGCGAGCAACGAGATGTCGTTCTCCTCGTTGCCAACAGCGACAATCAGGGGTGGTACACCATCCAGTCGGGCATTGTGCCGCAGCGCACGAAGCGCAGCACCTTTTCCGGAAGCGGCCGTGAGCGTGAGCCAGCGTCCACCGCGGCGCAGTTGCAGAGCCTGTCGCGCCGTGAAGTCATGTAGCGTGTTCAGCGCGTCCACGTCAAGGACTTCCGGATCGAGCAGAATGCTGTGATGACGCGCCGCGAGTGCACGACGCACGGATGCAGGTGTCCGGAATCCAAGCGATTTCCACTCGGCGGCGCCGAGGCGGCGCACATCCGCGTGCTGGAAAGCGCTGCAATCATTCATCATACGATCCAATGCCGCGCTATCGACTGCAAATGATTGCAGAGCAAGTGTGCGACGCCCTGCGTTCGTGATTGCAGTCCACGCAGGATCATCCGTGACGTCGATGTGATCGTGTTGTTCCACACCAAACGGCACCGCGCCACGTCGTCCCACATCGACACCAAGCAAGGCACCGTCTTCGGCGATACACGGTCCGTATAGTCCCAGCGCACGCTGTAGCACGGTGAGCTCACGCATCGTACGACTCGAGGCCAGCGCAACGAGTACCGGAGCGCCGCGTGCGGCGGCGAGTGCGGCGAGCAGTGCCCGCAGTGCGACGGGCGTGCAAGGCAGTTGTCCACGCTCGTCGATGAGCGTGCCATCGACATCGCTCACAATGAGCAGCGGGGCTCGCGATGTGTGCGGTGATGTGTGCGGTGATGCGGGTGATTGTGCGTGTGTGGACGGTGTGTGAGGTGGTGGCATGGTGGTCGGTGCTGGGGTCATGTGAACTCGGGTGTGGTCGGGCGTGCTGGGGGCCGCGCGCCCAGTATCAGTAGGGCGGCGCCGAGTGCGCCTGCGCACAGTGATCCGCTCAACACGCCGAGCTTGGCCGCATCGAGGTGTGCGCTGGTGCCGAAGGCCAGGGCGGCCACGAACAGGGACATCGTGAAGCCAATGCCGCCGAGCAGTGATACCCCGATGAGCCCCAACCAGGTCGCCCCTGTGGGTAGTGAGGCCCATCGCATGCGCACCGCGATCCATGCGGCGCCGGCGATGCCAATCGGCTTGCCGATGAGCAGTCCGGCAGCGGTTGCCACAGCCGCCGTGCTGGCCATGAGTGCCCCCAGATCGTGCGGCAGGGCCACACCGGCGTTGGCCAGCGCGAAGAGGGGCACCACGCCGTAACTCACCGGGAACTGCAGGGCGTGTTCGAGCGTCTGCTCCACGCTGCTGTTGCCCCGTGCGGGAATGGTGAAGGCCAGCAACACACCGGCGATACTGGCGTGCACACCCGACTTGTACACCGCGACCCACAGGAGCAGGCCCAATGCGATGTAGGGCCACGGGCTGCGTACACCGCGTTTGTTGCAGACGAGCAGAAGCCCCACGAGAGCCAGGACGGCCGCGAGGGCGCCTATCGCGATGTGCGAGGTGTAAAACAGGCCGATGACGAGCACCGCACCGATATCGTCGGCGATGGCGAGTGCGGCGAGAAAAATGCGCAGTCCGGCGGGCACACGATCGCCGAGCAGGGCCATGACACCGAGCGCAAACGCGATGTCGGTGGCCATGGGGATGCCCCATCCGCGCGCGGCGGGCGACCCGACAGCGATCGCGGTGTAGATCGCCGCCGGTACCAGCATGCCACCGATCGCGCCCACGATCGGCAGGGCGGCCTGTCGGACAGACGCCAGTGCACCGTCCTGCAACTCGTGTTTGATCTCGAGGCCGACCATGAGAAAAAACAGCGCCATCAACGCGTCGTTGATGACGTGATGCAGCGACATGCCCCCGATGGGCAGTTCCCAGAGCGCGTGATAGGAGTCACGCGCATCCGAGTTGGCCCAGATCATGGCCACGATGGTGGCGGCGAGCAGGAGCAGGCCGCTCAGGGACTGGCTGGGCTTGAGCGGTGCGGCCGAGATCAGCCCGTCGTGTGAGTCTGCGTTCATCGCTGTGGTCGTCGTCCGATCGGTGTTACACTCACGGCCACGGCCGCGAGGCCGTGGCGAGATTCCCTGCGGGGCGCCACTATGAAGCCCCACCATCGCAAGGTAACGTGAGGCTCGCAGGCCGTCCCGCACGGACCCCCGATTCCCGGATGTGGTACGATAGAGACAGCCATCGTGTTGTCCTGCTGTCGTTTCCGCCTGTATCGCCCCAGTCAGCAATGCCTCTTTCGCTCCGATCCCGTCGTCTCTGGATCATCCCGCTGATTGCGGGGGGATTGGCTGCGGCGTTTGTCGGTGGTGTGTGGTTCGAGCAGAAGCGGGCCGCGGCCCGGGATGAGTGGTCCGAAGCACGTCTGCTGTCGCAAGCCATCGACTCGGTGCGCGTGAATGCCCTCGATTCCCTGCCCAGTGATGAACTGATCCGGCGCGCGGTGGCGGGCATGCTGCGGGAGTTGCACGACCCGTACGCCGCGCTGCTGCGGGGGGACGGTGTGCAGCGGTATCGGGGCACCTTGCAGGGCGAGGTGCGTGGACTGGGTCTGTCGCTGCGTGGGCAGAAGGACGGTGCCAGCGTGGTGCGCGTGGCGCGTGGATCGCCGGCTCACGCCGCCGGGCTCCGTGCCGGCGATCGCATCCTGATGGTGGACAGCGTGCCGGTGCGTGATGGGTGGGGCAAGCAGCGCGACAGCACGGAAGATGCGCCGTCCAGTCATGTGTTGACGGTGTGGCGTGCACCGATGGGAGACACCTCCACCGTCACCGTGCAGCGCACCACGTGGCATATGTCGGCGGTGGCCGAACAGGGCTTGCTGGCGGATTCGGTGGGATATGTGCGGGTGTCCACGATGACCGCGCGATCGGCCGCAGAGCTCGAGGACGCGGTGGAATCGCTGGTGTCACGCGGCGCGAAGTCCCTGGTGCTGGACCTGCGGGGCAATGGTGGCGGCTTGTTCGAAGAAGGGGTGAAGGCGGCGGGACTGTTTCTGCCACGCGGGGCGGTGGTGTCATCGTTGGCCGGTCGTGGTGGCACGGAGCCGCAGCCCCATCGGGCCCCCACGTCGCGCTGGCCCACGATGCCGCTCACCGTGTTGGTGGATGCGGGGACGGCGAGCGCGGCCGAAGTCACGGCGGCAGCGCTGCGTGACTACGGTCGGGCGCTGCTGATCGGTGCGCCCACCTACGGGAAGGGCGTCGTGCAGCGCGTGGTCACGCTGTCGAAAGAGCTGTCGCTGCGACTCACCACCGCACGCTGGCTCACGCCCAACGGAGAAGCGCTGGTGCGGCGGGAAGGCACCGGTGCGGCCGCGCGCGGTGGCATCGAGCCCGATGTGCTGCTCGATGACGCGGTGCGTCGTGACTGGTCGGCGGCGCCTCCCGGGTGGACGGCGGCATCGTCGGCGCTCGTGAACCGCCTCGCCGATTCGTTGGCCATGCACGCCTTGCGCGAATCGTGGGCGATTTCGCCGCTGGCGGTGCTCGAGGCGCGCATGCGGGTCTCGCTGGCGCAGATGGTGCCGCGCGAAGTCTCCGATCCGATCGCCCGCACGGAATGGGTGACGGTGGGGACACGCATGGCGGTGCTGCGCGTGTTCGAAGTGGAGCAGGCCGACGAACAGATGCTGCGCTATGCAGTGCGGAGTGATGCGGCGCTGCGTGCCGGACTCGATGTGCTGACACCGGGCGTGGAAGTCTCGCACGTGGTGCCGGCCCTGTTGCCGGTCACACTGCCGTCGGTGCTGGGACGGCGTGTCATCGAGGTCCCGTGAGACGTCGCCGATGCCCCGTGGTGACACGGGCGCTCCCGTTGCTGCTGCTCGGCGTGGTGCGCCCGATCAGCGCGCAGACGGTGCGTACGACCCCTGCCGCGAGTTCCACGGCAACTCCGGTTGCCGTTCCCGCCGTGCAGCGAACCAGGCCGGTCGTGGCGACCGTGGACCCGCTGGATGCGTGGGTGGTGACGCGCTTCCGAGGGGCGCACTTGTTGGTGGACAGTGCGGTCACGTTGACGTCGCTGGCTTCTCTGGCGTCCAATGGTCCGCTGCCACGCGTGGAGAGTGCACGGGCCGGTCGTGACAGCGATACGCTGCTGGCCGTGCACTTCAGCGCACGACGGGATGCGCCGATGATGCAGATCCTGTCGCGGGCGCGCCTGGTGGGTGCCAACGGCACCATCGTGCCGGTCACCGTGCGGGTGCTGCAGCGCCGTCTCTTCCGTGCGCCCCGCGTACCGGCCGCCAAAGTGGATGTGGAGAGCCAATGGCGATACGGATGGGCCTATCTTGTGGTCCTGCCCCACGACAACGATCGACCGGCTGGGCGCTATCGCAGTTGGCTGCTGCTGCCCACCACATCACCCTGAATCCGCGTTCGCCGAGTCCTTCGGTCCTGTGAATTCCTTTCCCTCGAGCATGCGCCGCGCCGCTGTGCTGCTGTGTAGTGTGGTCTTGTCGCTGTCCACACGGCCCGTGTCGGCGCAACCGAATACCGGTGCGTGGCGCAATGCATCGGCTGATTCGCTGGTGGAGCGGGCCATCGCGCGCCGTGGTCTGCAGTTGGCCGACAGCACACTGCTGTCATACCAGGCGGACGCCCATGGTTTCCTCGCCTTCCTGGCGCAACTGGGCGAAGGCACGATCATCCCTCCCAAGGTGGTGCAGAGCGAAGAGCTGGCGCTCACTATCGCCTGGTGGCAGCCGGGCCGTAGCGCGCAGCGTCTCGTAGGGCGCCGCGATACCACGCTGCTGCCGGCCCGCGTTGGCTACTATCGCGATCGCTACGGCGTCGTGCTCGACAATCTGCCCGATCGCATCCGTCTCGGTGACGGACAGGATGTGCGCGATGTGCCACACCCACTCGGCGCCAGTGCTCTTTCGCAGTACGAATATGCCATGGGCGATCCGTTGCGCATCCGCATTCCGGGGCGCGAGATCCTGGTCGACGAAGTGAAGTTTCGTCCACGTGACGCTGCCACACCGGCGGCGATCGGATCGGTGTATCTCGATCGCGAGACCGCCGCGGTGGTGCGGTTGTCGATGACATTCACGCGTGCCGCGATCATCGACAAACGCATCGAGACCTTGGTGGTGACGCTCGAAAATGGGCTGGTACGCGAGCGCTACTGGTTGCCACGCAAGCAGGAGGTGGAGGTGTCGCGCGGCAGTACCTGGTTCGATATCCCGGCGCGTGGCATCGTGCGTGGCCGATGGCAGATCTCGAACTACACCGTGAACGAGCAGATCTCGGCACCGACGATGGCGTTGCCGCGCTGGAGTTCGGTGTCGCGTGACAGTCTCAAGGCCCATCCGTTCGAGGATCGTGTCATCGATGCGCTGCCGCCGGAGATCCAGATCGCGAGCAGTGAGGATGTGGTACGCGCCCGTGTGCAGGCGGAAGCGGCGGTGCGGTCGGCGATGCTGGCACGGCCAGCCACGGCATCGGTGACGGGGCGCGGTGTGAGTGATCTGGCGCGGTTCAATCGTGCGGAAGGTTTGGCGTTGGGTTTGGGTGGCGCGCATCGCACGGGCAATGGTGTGCAGTTGGGCGCACGCGCGCGGTATGGTTTCTCCGATCGGGAGGTGAAGGGGCACGTTTCCATCGGACCGGCGCCGGCGTTTGGGCGCACGCCCACTTTCCAACTGTTCGTGGAGCGCGACTACCGCGATCTCGCGTTCGCCGAACGGGCCGGTGTCACCAACTCGCTGGCGTCGTTGCTGTTTGGCAGCGACTACACGCAGCCGGTGGACACACGCGCGGCCGGCATCATCTGGCGGCGTGCGCCAAACAGTGCGTTCAGTTGGCGCCTTGCCGCGGAGCAGGATCGGCCGACGACGGTACGCGCCACAGCGGTGTCCCGGGAGTTCGCGCCAACGCTTGGTGCGTGGCGCTTGAATGGTGCACGTGCCGAAGTGCAGGGCACCGGCGGGTGGGTGCCCTCGGAGCCGGGAGCCACACGCGGCCTGTGGATGCTGTCGGCCAGCGCTGGCGCGTACGAAGGTCGGATCAGCGTACTCGACGGCATCGCGGTGCGGCCGGAGTCGCTCATTCTCCTCGCATCGGAAACCCGCCGCGTGACGCCGGTCGTGGCCCGCGCGCAGGGATTGTTGCAGCTCACGCGCGGCATCGGTGGCGATCGTTCGCTGTTTCTGCAGACCTATGGTGGCGTGGCCGGTGGCCACGACCTGCCGCCGCAGTGGTTGGTGTTTGCCGGTGGTCCGTGGACAGGGCCGGGGTATGACGCGCAGCAGTTCGGTGCACGGGCGCTGGTGTCGCAGCGTGTGGAGTTTCGGACACCGGTACCGGCACCGGGCATCCCGCTGGGACGCTTCGGCAAGTCTCCTTCGCACGTCACACTGGCCCCGTTCGTGCAGGTGCTGGCCACGGCATCGGGCACGGCACAGCGTCGCACCGTGTCGGGGCTGTATCCGTCGGCCGGTGTGGGCATGCTGTTCTTCTACGATCTGCTGCGCGCCGATGTCGGACGTGGGCTGCGTGATGGGCATTGGCGCTTCTCGATCGATATCGATCGGAGCTTCTGGGGCATCCTGTAGTGGACGAAGCCAAGCGCTACGATCAGGCGTACTTCGACAAGTGGTACCGCCATCCCAAGCATCGCGTGAAATCGCCGGCCGAGTTGGCACGCCAGGTGGCGTTTGTGCTGGGCACGGCGGAATTCGTGTTGGGTCGACCGGTGCGGTCGGTGCTCGATGTGGGATGTGGGGAGGGGCAGTGGCGTGCCGCACTGCGTGCGCATCGTCCGCGGTTGCACTATGACGGGGTCGATCCGAGCGCCTATGCCGTCGAACGGTACGGCGCGCGCCGCAACCTGCATCTTGGCGGCATCGAATCGTTGGATGGTCTCGCCCTGCGCGATCAGTACGATCTGGTGGTATGCTGTGGCATGCTCAACTACCTCTCCACCGCACAGCTCACCGATGGGCTGTCGCAAGTGGCACGGCGAGTGGGTGGTGTGGCGTATCTCGAGTTGTTCACGCGCGAAGATCGTTTTGAAGGGGACACCGAATGGCCCACGCCGAAACCCGCGCGGTGGTATCGCGATGCCATGCAGGCGGCTGGGCTGACGGCGATCGGGATGCAGTGTTATGTGTTGACACGGGATGTCGATCGTGTGTCGTTGCTCGAGCGGTCGTGATTCCGTGATTCACTCTCTTCCTCACGCCATAACGTCGGATGTATCTGTGAGCGCACCGGCAGCACTCTCCAATTGGCGCGACTTTCTGGTGAGTCTGCGTGAAGAACGCACTCGATGTGATGCACCGCGGCCGTTGCGGGCGATGGCCGAGGAGTTTGCGTTGCGGGCGCTGGCGTTGCTGTTCCCGCAGTTTGCCCACCCGTCGCGATTGGGAGCCGATGGGGTGGACGACGAGGCTTCACACCTCGAGGCCTTGCTGCGGGCGGCGATCACCCCGCTGATGCCCGATGCGGAGTCGGTGGTGGCGGAGATTCTCGATCGGTTGCCGGCCGTGCATGCCATGCTCATGGAGGATGCGCGCACCATCACCGCCGGCGACCCGGCAGCCGGCAGTATCGAGGAAGTGATCATCTCGTATCCAGGTTTCCTGGCGACGGCGGTACATCGCCTGTCACACGAGTTGTATCTGCGCGACGTGCCGCTGTTTCCGCGGGTGTTATCGGAGTGGGCGCATCGCGAGACCGGTATCGACATCCATCCGGGTGCCCGAATCGGCGCCGCGTTTGCCATCGATCATGGTACCGGTGTGGTGATTGGTGAAACGAGCGAGATCGGTGATCGGGTGCGTATCTATCAGGGCGTGACGCTGGGGGCGCTGGCGGTCAGCAAGAAGCTGCAGAATCGCAAGCGACACCCCACCATCGGCAACGATGTCGTGATCTACGCCAACGCCACCATCCTGGGCGGCACCACACATGTGGGGGATCATTCGGTGATCGGCGGCAACGTGTGGCTCACGTCGTCGGTGCCGGAGCGTTCGGTGGTGCAGTTCACGAGTCGGGTGGAGCCGCGTCCGGCACCGGATGCCGACGGCAACGACGACGGCAACGACGACGGCATCGAGTTTCACATTTAGCAGTTCACGCTGGAACTGGTTGGGTGCGATGTGCCCAGTCGGACTCTTGTCACCGCGCACTTCACGCATGCGAGTCGCCAACATCCTCGAAACCATCGGTCGCACGCCTCATGTGCGGCTGCAGCGTCTGTTTCCTGCACCGGCAGAGGTCTGGCTCAAGCTGGAGCGTGCGAATCCCGGTGGCAGCATCAAGGATCGCATTGCACTGGCGATGATCGAGGATGCCGAACGCGCGGGCGTGCTGCAACCTGGCAGCGTGATCGTGGAACCCACCTCGGGGAACACCGGCATCGGGCTCGCCATGGTGGCTGCGGTGAAAGGCTATCGGCTGGTGCTCGTGATGCCCGAGTCGATGTCCATCGAGCGGCGGCGTATCATGGCTGCCTACGGGGCGACCTTCGATCTGACACCGCGCGAACTCGGGATGAAGGGCGCGATTGCCCGGGCGCAGGAACTGGTCGCCTCCACGCCCCACGCCTGGATGCCGCAGCAGTTCGACAATGCGGCCAATGTCCGTATGCATGCCGATACCACCGCACGGGAAATCCTCGACGATTTTCCGGAAGGCATCGACTATCTCATCACCGGTGTCGGTACGGGTGGTCATATCACCGGTGTGAGCGAAATGCTCAAGCAGCAGTGGCCGGCCATGAAAACGCTGGCCGTGGAGCCGGCGAAGTCGGCGGTGATCGGCGGTGGCGCGCCGAGTCCCCATCGAATTCAGGGCATTGGCGCGGGATTCATTCCGGCCAATCTGCACGTGGACACACTCGATGGCACAGTGAATGTGACCGAAGAAGCGTCGTATCGTTTTGCACAACGCGCGGCGCGTGAAGAGGGCATCTTCGTGGGGATCTCCAGTGGCGCTGCACTGGCGGCGGTGGACCAGTCGCTGGCGACGCTGCCAAGTGGCGCGCGTGTGCTGACGTTCTGCTACGACACGGGTGAACGCTACCTGTCGATCGACGGGCTCTTCCCCGTCTGATGCAGGAGATCGCGGGCACCGCTGATGCTTCGCCACTCGCCATGGTGATGTGGCTGGCCGCAGGCGCTGTCTTCGGTGGTGTGATCACCTGGCTGGTGGCGCGCCGCATCGCTCACGCCGACGTGGCCCGCGCCCGCAGTGATGCCATGAACGACGCCGATGCACGGGCTCGTGCCACCGAGGTGGCGCTACGGGAGCAACTGGCGCGACATGAAGCAGAAGCATCGCTCACGGAACGGCATGGCAGTGTGTCCGAGTTGTTGGTGCCGATCCGGGAGACGCTGTCGCGCTACGACGCCGCGCTGGGAGAACTCGGGCGAGCGCAGGCCCGTGTGGCAGGTCAGATCACCGAGCGTCTCGACGCCGTGACACTGGCCGGTGAAACACTGCGTCATGAAACGCAGCAGCTCTCGCAGGCTTTGCGGGCCCCCAGTGTGCGTGGGCAATGGGGCGAATTGCAGTTGCGGCGGGTGTGTGAACTGGCCGGCATGCTGGCCTACTGTGACTTCGAACCACAGGTGACGGTGCGCGGCGAGTCGGGTGTGCAACGACCTGACCTGATCGTGCGATTGCCTGGTGATCGCCGGATCGTGGTGGACGCCAAGGCGCCGCTGTCCGCGTATCTCGAAGCGATGGCTGCCGGTGACGAACGCACCCGAACCGCTCGGCTGGCGGCTCATGCCGCGCAGGTGCGTGCGCATGTGCAGCAATTGGCGGCCAAGCGGTATTGGGCCCAGTTCGACGACGCGCCGGACTTTGTGGTGCTGTTCCTGCCGGGTGAAGCGTTTTTTGCGGCAGCACTCGACGCCGATCCCAGTTTGCTGGAGGCCGCACTGGAGGATCGTGTGTTGCTGGCCACTCCCACCACGCTTATCGCCTTGCTCAAGGCCGCAGCGTATGGCTGGCGGCAAGAACGTGTGGCCGATGAAGCCGCGCAGGTCGCAGCGTTGGGTCGCGAACTGCATGAACGGTTGTCGGTGTTCGACGAGCAGCTCGTGGAGCTGGGACGTGGTCTCCAGCGCGCCGTGCTGTCGTACAATCGTGCCATTGGGAGTCTCGAGCGACGGGTGCTGGTGAGCGCGCGAAAACTGGGCACGCTCAGTGGTGTGGCTGCGGTCGATGGGTCACTCACTTCGCCGTCGTTGCTGGATGTTCAGGTGCGCGGCAGCGAGGGGTATGACAGCGAAGGCACCGAACCGGAACGTGTTCCGTGAACGTCAGGTGATCGCCGCATGAGTCTCGACCACACGCTCGTCACGCGGGTGCACAGACGGGAGCGCAAAGGCTCGTCGTCGCCGGTGGTGGCAGAGACCACCGACGGCATGCGCTTCGTGAAGTTGCATGGCGCATCGCAGGGGGCGGCGCCGCTGGTGGCCGAGATCATCGTGGGCGCACTGGGTGATGCGCTGGGATTGTCGGTTCCGGCGCGGGCCGTGGTGCAGTTGCCGCGTGATGTGCCCAGTGATGATCAGAACGACGAGCTGCGCGATCTGCTCGAGGCGAGCGTGGGCATGAATCTGGGTTTCGAATGGCTCGAAGGCGCGCGTGACCTGGGAGCCAG contains these protein-coding regions:
- a CDS encoding cation:proton antiporter, whose protein sequence is MRRIVILLILYAVMGGIFVLGGADAGAPTLMLFGFLILGAYSVGELVKPFGIPKIVGYLLAGILFGPPGLGYVSKPVLAELNPVSNLAIALIAFLAGAELQMEEIKARGAAILKMVSVELVLSFVSVTAVVLVLREQLPFMATAPLPEAAAFSMLFAAVAVVHSPAVTMALLTETRASGPVARYTLGVVLVMDVAVVLIFSLVLAAARSMAPPAGDSGGVQLGAVVWEIGGSVIVGAVLGVGIAAYLRFISRELFIFGLLVALLGAEVARILHVETLLTLLVAGFVAENAGGGRGAELRHALERAAAPVFVVFFALSGAKIDPRTVLPLWMIVIPVVLVRMGGIWAGMQLGGRWARLDPLIPQRAWLGLVSQAGVAIGLATVVADVYPTRGGQLRDLLLATIAINETIGPILFRLGLKRAGELDASDPSGVHALPEPKHA
- a CDS encoding S41 family peptidase, whose amino-acid sequence is MPLSLRSRRLWIIPLIAGGLAAAFVGGVWFEQKRAAARDEWSEARLLSQAIDSVRVNALDSLPSDELIRRAVAGMLRELHDPYAALLRGDGVQRYRGTLQGEVRGLGLSLRGQKDGASVVRVARGSPAHAAGLRAGDRILMVDSVPVRDGWGKQRDSTEDAPSSHVLTVWRAPMGDTSTVTVQRTTWHMSAVAEQGLLADSVGYVRVSTMTARSAAELEDAVESLVSRGAKSLVLDLRGNGGGLFEEGVKAAGLFLPRGAVVSSLAGRGGTEPQPHRAPTSRWPTMPLTVLVDAGTASAAEVTAAALRDYGRALLIGAPTYGKGVVQRVVTLSKELSLRLTTARWLTPNGEALVRREGTGAAARGGIEPDVLLDDAVRRDWSAAPPGWTAASSALVNRLADSLAMHALRESWAISPLAVLEARMRVSLAQMVPREVSDPIARTEWVTVGTRMAVLRVFEVEQADEQMLRYAVRSDAALRAGLDVLTPGVEVSHVVPALLPVTLPSVLGRRVIEVP
- a CDS encoding glycosyltransferase family 2 protein encodes the protein MTQSARASSRKELEVPRWTFSILTIPSRIEFLERLLQSLASLPATPAFEVIVVHNAASEEEPLAIEARIRALAPTLPVRVYVNSTDATIGGGRRVQLAVCRTPLVAFVDDDLTLHGDVLSSIEETLRAHPLGIVGLPSYEEDTDVRFKPRESTPYVDVDRIRYMPVQGMLVAGYRRLFADIGGFNPRRQFWGEWTEFNLRMWRHGFPTGYILDRGFLRHWHKAPESPTRNMSGREKHVLWGLMCIALEYDAVSINEATDAFWRLAQDRYLAYSFGEQPSSKQLLASVLELMPKLSREFPAIHAFADEARRHPFQFKPFEPLSPDDVGRVLAYADEEIGKYRGVLGEVPPPAPLVQTGWLRRIGRAVLGRRTVAH
- a CDS encoding class I SAM-dependent DNA methyltransferase, producing MDEAKRYDQAYFDKWYRHPKHRVKSPAELARQVAFVLGTAEFVLGRPVRSVLDVGCGEGQWRAALRAHRPRLHYDGVDPSAYAVERYGARRNLHLGGIESLDGLALRDQYDLVVCCGMLNYLSTAQLTDGLSQVARRVGGVAYLELFTREDRFEGDTEWPTPKPARWYRDAMQAAGLTAIGMQCYVLTRDVDRVSLLERS
- the nhaA gene encoding Na+/H+ antiporter NhaA; its protein translation is MNADSHDGLISAAPLKPSQSLSGLLLLAATIVAMIWANSDARDSYHALWELPIGGMSLHHVINDALMALFFLMVGLEIKHELQDGALASVRQAALPIVGAIGGMLVPAAIYTAIAVGSPAARGWGIPMATDIAFALGVMALLGDRVPAGLRIFLAALAIADDIGAVLVIGLFYTSHIAIGALAAVLALVGLLLVCNKRGVRSPWPYIALGLLLWVAVYKSGVHASIAGVLLAFTIPARGNSSVEQTLEHALQFPVSYGVVPLFALANAGVALPHDLGALMASTAAVATAAGLLIGKPIGIAGAAWIAVRMRWASLPTGATWLGLIGVSLLGGIGFTMSLFVAALAFGTSAHLDAAKLGVLSGSLCAGALGAALLILGARPPARPTTPEFT
- a CDS encoding HAD hydrolase family protein, with translation MPPPHTPSTHAQSPASPHTSPHTSRAPLLIVSDVDGTLIDERGQLPCTPVALRALLAALAAARGAPVLVALASSRTMRELTVLQRALGLYGPCIAEDGALLGVDVGRRGAVPFGVEQHDHIDVTDDPAWTAITNAGRRTLALQSFAVDSAALDRMMNDCSAFQHADVRRLGAAEWKSLGFRTPASVRRALAARHHSILLDPEVLDVDALNTLHDFTARQALQLRRGGRWLTLTAASGKGAALRALRHNARLDGVPPLIVAVGNEENDISLLAEADLRFVIRNPHRGPHESLASLPGAVVLSPEGPGGWIDMLNRLHLVAT